Part of the Carassius auratus strain Wakin unplaced genomic scaffold, ASM336829v1 scaf_tig00009845, whole genome shotgun sequence genome, GTGCCCCCACGAGGCACCCCAAACaagtatgcgtgtgtgtgtgtgtgtgtacctgtgctggtgtgtgtgtgtgtgtgtgtgtgtgatgtgtgtgagtgtgtacctgtgctggtgtgtgtgtgtgtgtgtgtgtgtgtgtctgtagtggtgtgtgtgtgtgtgtgtctgtagtggtgtgtgtgtgtgtgtgtgtgtgtgtgtgtgtacctgtgctggtgtgtgtgtgtgtgtgtgtgtgtgtgtgtgtgtacctgtgctggtgtgtgtgtgtacctgtactggtgtgtgtgtgtgtgtgtgtgtgtgtgtgtgtgtgtgtgtgtgtgtgtgtgtgtgtgtgtgtgtgtgtgtgtgtgtgtgtgtctgtacctgtgctggtgtgtgtgtgtgtgtgtgtgtgtgtgtgtgtgtgtgtgtgtgtgtgtgtgtatacctgtgctggtgtgtgtgtgtgtgtgtgtgtgtacctgtgctggtgtgtgtgtgtgtgcgtgtgtgtgtgtgtgtgtgtgtgtgtacctgtgcttCTGTGGtcagtgctggtgtgtgtgtgtgtgtgtgtgtgtacctgtgcttCTGTGGtcagtgctggtgtgtgtgtgtgtgtgtgtgtgtgtgtgtgtgtgtgtgtctgtacctgtgctggtgtgtgtgtacGAGTGAAGGGTGCTGGTTGAGATCTGGTCAGGTCTTGTTTTCTGTGGAGCTGAGAAACAAGATCACATCATTCAgatgaaaaatacattacaaatccATAACTACAGAACAGAGCAGAAACACAGAGGATGAAACAGACTGCTGCTGTGTGATGAACGTTATTCACCTCTGATCACGTTCAGATTgaagtttttatattgtgttCCCCATCCAGCTGCACAGGTGTACACTCCAGCATCTGACAGACTCAGGTTTCTGATGATCAGTGTAAATGATCTCTTCTGATGATCGTCCAGCAGAGAGAATCTGCCTTCAGACACCGATGACTGTCCTCCAGCTGATTTTAGGAGAAGATTCCTCTCTCTGTAAGGTCCTTTATAGAAGTATTTGTCTGAGTTTTCATATCCTTCAGAATAAGGACAATTCAGAAACCCTTGTTCTCCTTCTGTTCCTCTCATTGTAATATCCACAGGCACTGAACtgctcactgcacacacacacacgcacacacacacacaccaaaataaaCCAAACTATTAGACAATAAACACTTTTAAtgtatcagtaaaatatatatgtataaatatttttgagcACTTACCCATCAGTAGAAACGCAGAAATCATGAATGTGAGCTTCATTTCTTCTTCGGTTGAGTTCAGAAAAGTTCCTCAAATGTCTTGTTGAAGTCAGATCTCAGTAATACTGTGAATCCTGCTCTCTTCTCTCAGTGGAGAGTACAGTTATATGTCTCTGGTGATGAGAATCAAACACTAGCGCTGACGGACAGTGTGTTACTCTCTTCATGTGATGTTGAGGGTGTTGTGTGTGAAAAATGACCAGGAAACTATCTGTGAACTCACAAACCACAGCctgtttcctctgtttctgttcTGCTCCACCTTCAAGTGCTTTCTGTTACAGCTCCGATCTTTTAGTGGCTACAAACAcatacagcaataaaaaaaagaaatataaaaaattatatatgtgtgtgtatgtaattttcttctaaaattggTATTTATTTCAGGCTCCTATGTTTAcgttaatgataaaataatatttaaaacagcacTTAcatgtttttgcatctgaactcttcatttatatatttaaaatatatttcaaaatatattttcattaatatattttcattatacaaaCGTATTATTTGCATATACATTACAAAATCaatgttttcataatatatatatatatatatatatatatatatatatatatatatatatgtatatatatatatatatatatatatatatatatatatgtatatatatatatatatatatatatatatatatatatatatatatatatatatatatatatatatatatatatacatacatagattTTCTACCACTATATTTGcctatatatattatgcatgtatatcatttatatatacagttcagaccaaaagtttggaaacatgactatttttaatgtttttgaaagaagtttcttctgctcatcaagcctgcatttatttgatcaaaaatacagaaaaaaaacagtaatattgtgaaatattattacaacttaaaataatagttttctatttgaatatacttaaaaaaaaatattcatgtgatgcaaagctgtattttcagcatcattcctccagcctttagtgtcacatgtaacatcagtcgatcacatgatcatttagaaatcattctaatatgctgatttattatgagtgttggaaacagttctgctgtctgatatatttgatcaataaaagattaaaagaactgcatttataaaaaaaaaaaaaaaaaaaaaaaaaaaaaaaaatctaataatatattttctttactatcatgattctgccttcatgtcctgactttcccctagtcttgaggcaggatcatgacagacccgcgtcttgtgtacaagcacatggccttgtctttgggccatgtgcttgtgatgtctcgtccccttgccccgcccccttgttatcctagttgtcgtgattgccttacctgtgccacctgttgtgtcttgattagttctcctatttagatcccctagtgtgctctgtccttTGTTGGTTCATTGTGATTATGACATGTGGCTCTACATGTTCCTGTGAAGTATTGTTACTCGGTGTTGCTCTTAGAAGAAGACGTTGTGAgacatgttattgtttatttgtagttagtgtttttttttgtttcgagtctttgtttatcgtgtctacccagtcttgttaagttatttagtatctgccctagtcattgttttccccctcgtgggttttgttttctcctttttgtgtaaataaatcctgtgtttagtacatcctgtctgcacttgagttcttCCTTACCCGCCACATGacaatcaatttaacacatccttgctggataaaataattgatatatatatatatatttttttttactttttattcatcaaagtatcctaaaaaagtatcagatgttctgaaaaaaatattaagcagcagaactgtttccatctttgataatgaatcatcaaattcagctttgcatcacagatatAAATGATCATTCaaagtataataattttaaaaacaattattttaaattgtaatatcacaatataattttttttttctgtatttttgatcaaataagtgcaggcttgatgagcagaagagacttctttcaaaaacattaaaaatagtcatgTTACCAATTTTTTGGTACACACACCTAAATGATATTAGATGCCCAATTGGCATTAAGGGGCCTAAATTGTTACACActattacaccaccagcagcagcagcctgCACAGGATGGATACATGGTGGTcttaaagggatggacatggtcagaaacaatgctccggtaggccgtggcatttaaacgatgcccaattggcactaagggacctaaagtgtgccaagaaaacatccccacactattacaccaccaccaccagcctgcacagtggtaacaaggcatgatggatccatgttctcattctgtttacgccaaattctgactctaccgtctgaatgtctcaacagaaatcgagactcatgagaccaggcaacattttcccAGTCTTTAACTTTCCAATTTTGGcaagctcatgcaaattgtagcctctttttcctatttgtagtggagatgagtggtcaCCTTTTCTGACATTCAGTCTGGAGTTCAGGAGATTCAGCAGAttcacccctaaatgcattgaagcaactgccatgtgattggttgattagattaaaaaaaaaaaaaaaaaaaaaaatatatatatatatatatatatatatatatatatatatatatatatatatatatatatatatatatatctcaaagcccccagtgttaatttaacactctgagtgtggactcatataaacactgaagcagagttgaagttaatgagataattaagaagttaattgagttatgattgaccattattgaagacacctgatgttaacaagcagaatcaccaactgaGAAAAAAGAGAGTTATAACATACAGAAAACACATGAATATGCATGAGTTTCCTGTTCCGCGATGAAGCGACTTTGTCACTGGATCACAAAAGATTGTATAAAGGTATGTTTCAGCATAAAATGATATCATGTTTAGAGTATAATTgttaatttgctaaatattttataGATTGTGTCATGGTTAGAGATTGTCCCAATGATTTACCTGAGGTAGGCTATGCTCCAAGTAATTGATTTTACaactattaagcatttttataatataattttacattgaGAGTGCGTAACATGTTTCTGTTGTGACATGATAAAGTTTATGATGATTATTCTGTCCCATTACTGATCGCAAATGCTCAATCATTCCAAATAGTTTTTAAACAAAGCcaaaactgaatgtttttttttttttgcacacataaactGGAACATAAACattcttatgttttatttatttttaattatacattattatttaaagacataaaagtttaatttagatGTATGATTTTAAAAAACCATAAACTCCAATTTCAGACTAGAACGTTCTGATGACATCTTCTTTTTGTATAGTTTATTTTATGTCAAAGCTATAATTCTGCTCTTCCACAATCGCCATGCCCCTTCTGACAAAGAGAGAATGTGCATCATAacttacattaacattttatgcagaacagtgtttaaaatgttaacttgcatataaataagaaaaatatataattgccaTGAACAATAGTAATAATGTTGGCAACTGTAATGCTGTAGCACGGGGTTACACTGGATATCTTATTCTTCAGGTGCTTCTGCTTACCTGTGCTCTTCCTCCCTCGTGAGATTTACTGGACTGTGGACTGGAACATTGCACTGCAGATAAGAGTTCTCTTGCATTCTCTGCATAACCCTTTTCAGTTGCATTTTCTGAGATACCTCCATGGTTATGAGTTTGTGTTAACATTATTCAAGATAATTTATGTAATCTGCATCTTCCTTGTCCACGTCCTTGATATACTGTGACACACATATTGAACtgaaatgaattgaattgaactaaattgaattgaactgagagagagagagagagagagtccagcGGCTCCCTCTAGTGTTCAGATAAcgttcagcaccacggacagcgacTCAGATTGATCTTAGACACATCCACAGTCAGTCCAGAGTTCTCATTAACATGAATTAGACTTCACAAACATCTTTATAATGCTGAAAGACTGAGCttcatatgaaaataaaaaggcaaacatCCTGCCTCTAATTATGATCATACTACACATATAACCATAAATATCATACAGTACAACCTGGGATCATATCAACATCTGCATATGTCTCTAGCACATATATGACTGTTAAAACAGTCCCAAACACATTTATTCATCTTCTTAAAACATGCTTTCACTCCTTGTTGTAATCTTTAGGCAAACATTTAGACATGCATGTGTGCTAAATATATTCATATCAACCAGATTAGTTATCAATTTCAGCAGCTGAATAACATTTGAGCTCTTATTGtaaatttaaatctttttttttttttttgttttttttttacagtagatcCATCTCTGATGCACTGCAGGATGAGCTTCCAGTCCATGAAGCTGCTGTGAGACACAGTCAGTAAAAATGTGAGGTTGAATCATCTGGACAttctgctgttgagtagatcactgAATCTTCATTCAAAggaacccttatgaaacaaaaatatattgcagtataatgaaagcagcaatcatttgtatattttgcaatatattatacaatatatgaatcatcaatatattattaaatgtattcaaatatataaaatattcgaaaataaaaagggaaaataatatattacaatatatcacaatatattttaagacataaattggtaaatatattttcctttcgtaagggaagaAGCACAATGGAGACTGTCAAAACATGAGGAGAATTAATgttacattcaaacaaatatatttctttttctgAAGAAATATATGTGTGCTTAATCCAATTTTGGGGCTTTTTGCCCGGAAGTGAAATAAACTTGATAAAATTTTCTATTTTGGGACAACTGTAATGCCCTGGCGAATACTCTCTGCTAATGGTTATATTTAGGTTTACgtttcttttttcaaaaaaaataaaaaaaaaaaataaaaaaaatatcacgtTTACATACAAATCAAATGTTACTAATTTAATTGCcaacttttaatttatatatatgtatatatatatatatatatatatatatatatatatttatatatatatatatatatatatatatttatttatttttttttttttttaagtataaaacaaattaaataaaacaggtttttaaactataaaaatgcaGAATGTTTTTACATGTTATGTTACAGCTAAATATTAAAAGCAATAGAAACCTATGGAAAATCACAATTTAGAGAGCTTATGCATGTGaatgtgtctctctttctctgtatgtGTTATGTGTACCTACTTAAACATATTTTGGGGACACATTTGtaaccaaaaacattttttctcgATTGCTAACAAACACTTCATGAAATAAGTCATCGTAAACACAATCTCAAAACTACAAAACAAACTTTAAACTTTCAGGTCCAAAtcaaatacactgaacaaaattataaacacaacacagcccccatttttcataagctgaactcaaagatctaagactttttctatgtaaatattgttcacagatctgtctaaatctgtgttcgtgtGCAATtgtcctttgctgagataatccatccacctcacatgtgtggcatatcaagatgctgattagacagtatgattattgcacaggtgtgatccagagcatcccaaacatgctcaatgggtgtcatggtggccatgcaagaactgggatgctttcagcttccaggaattgtgtacagatccttgcaacatggggctgtgcagtgtcatgctgcaacatgaggtgatggtcgtggatgaatggcataacactgggcctcaggatctcgtcatggtaatgtatctctgtgcattcaaaatgccatcaataaaacaCACATGTGTTCGTTGTCTATAACATACAGTATGCCTGCTCATACCATaagcccacagacacacacagagataaaTGTTCAGGTGCAGTAGCTCTAAATTATGATTTTCCATAGGATATATTTTCCATATGGATCTAttgcttataaaaaaataaaggcaaaaacaaaagtgttgcgtttataattgtGTTCTGTATACTGTAGTTTAGTCAAAAACATGATCTCTTTTGTCAGACTCAGACTTTGACTTCAGATGATACACAaaactgtcaaatacacagaCTATTTCTGCCTAGAGAGCACTAGTGAGATCAAGAGCACATGCAAGGACTACTAAACTACAAATCAGCTCAACAGTAGTGAGTTTGTGGGTGTACAGCATGTGCTACAGTATTAGAGAataatgaacattctgtcatctgaAGTACTGCTGCTGTGTATTAtaattatactgtatgtgtaagaAGTATTGAAACCCTGTAGATGATCCTGTAGACCAACTTTCTTCATGGTCAGTCCATGCAGAAAAACATGGTCACCTACAGTGCTTTGTATTTTATCAggaacaaattaaatgtaattgttattTTCACCTCCAATTCCTGTTTGCCTCCCACTACCAGGATTCATTTTCCAAATCACATAATCACTTCTGCTCTTGTTCAAATCAGCCTGAGATTCTGACATGTGTGTCATTAGTTTCGCTACTGAATGTTCACACATGGATAAATGTGTGCAATTTGAGTTCATTTTTTGATGCTTGAGTTaattatattgtgtgtttgtgtttcctgaATGGTTTGAGAACTGTATGAATGGTTTGGAAAATTGGGCCAAATGAATCAGTTATAGTCTGATAGAaatcaagaaaaactgtaaaaattataaaaatgcagaaagattCCTGTAAGGGGTGAGGAGAAAAGCAGTGAGGCAAATGAAAACCGTCATGTTGCAGTTTCACAGAAAGAACAGACCGAAAATGCTGATCTTGAGGATATTATTCCCAGACGCTCACAGAGAGAGCGACACCCCCCTAAAAAGTTTGAATACCCCACATTAGGAAATCCACTCACCACAGTGTTTCAGTCCTTATTGCAAGGCTTAAGTAAGGCAGTCGAGTGCTCCTTTGAAGAGTCTGTGGTTTCCCCTATCATCGATGTGTAAATGCACAGTGAGGGAGGATGTAACCCAGGTTACAAGAGCCAGCACCTGTgaatagagaaaaatatatattaccacatatgtaaataaaataagactattttattaatatcatcccattattttattcatattcatattatatatcgAATTCTCAACTTATACtaagtgaaataattaaaaacagaaagtGTCTaggaaaataagtaaaattagaAACTGGCCGTTGACGTCAACCCCTCCCTCAAGGTTGA contains:
- the LOC113072671 gene encoding CMRF35-like molecule 1; amino-acid sequence: MKLTFMISAFLLMVSSSVPVDITMRGTEGEQGFLNCPYSEGYENSDKYFYKGPYRERNLLLKSAGGQSSVSEGRFSLLDDHQKRSFTLIIRNLSLSDAGVYTCAAGWGTQYKNFNLNVIRAPQKTRPDQISTSTLHSYTHTSTDTVYARAASVCRKGSYLCGSTTAAVHFLPSVPQT